From the Actinomycetota bacterium genome, the window AGCTCGATCGCCACCGTCGGTCGCCCCGCACGCCCCATGCCAGCTCCTGGTCGCCACCATCAGCCCGTCACAGGGAATCTACACCCGCCCAGCCATTATTTACCGTATTTAGCGGACGGCACACTAGGTGGTTGGTGTTTTTCGCGCGGGTAGCGCGACTGGGCGGGCTGGTCTGGGAGAATGACATCGGTGTCGTTCTCGCGGAAGGTCGTGGTGTGACGTTGGGGTTGGCGGAGCGGCAGGGCGATCTGCTGGACGAGGTGACACGGTTCTGCGACGGGGCGGTGGCCGAGGACTCGGTGTTCTGGCTGTTGCATCGCGAGCGGGACAACCTGTTTCCTGACGAGTTCTTCGCTGATCTGTTCACTTCGAGGGGGCGCCGGTCGGTGCCCCCGTCGATCGTGGCGACGGTGATCGTGCTGCAGAAGCTGGGGGGCCTGTCCGATCGCGAGGCGGTGGAGCGGTTCACCTACGACGCTCGCTGGCGGTACGCGGCGGGGGTGGGCGGCTGGGATCGGGGTCCGACCGGTTTCGCGCACACGGTGTTGGTGGACATGCGCGCCCGGCTGCGCGCGTCGGACGATCCGGACCGGATCAAGCGGGCCACGACCGAGGTGGCTGCGGACGCGGGGCTGTTGGGGTTGAAGCGGGCGTTGGACTCCGCGCCGTTGTTCGACGCGGTCGCCACGATGGACACGGTGACGTTGGTGCGGTCGGCGATCCGGGGGCTGCTGCGCGCCTGCCCGTCGCAGCTGGCCGCCGAGGTCCGCGCGGTGCTGGAACGTGACGACGACTATGTCGCGGCCGGCAAGCCGCCGTGTGATTGGGATGACGCCGAGGCGCGCGAGCAACTGGTCGACGCGCTCATCCGCGACGGGCTGGCCGCGCTGGGGGTGCTCGAAGACCGGGAGCTGCCGGCAGGGGTGATCGAAGCGGTGGAACTGCTGGCCACGGTGGTGGGCCAAGACGTCGAGCGGGGCGGCGACGGGGTGTTCCGCATCGCGCGGAAGGTCGCCAAAGATCGGGTGATCTCCACGGTGGATCCCCAGGCCCGTCACGGCCACAAGTCCACGGCGCGCAAGTTCGACGGCTACAAGGGCCACGTCGCGGTGGATCCCGACAGCGAGATCATCACCCAGACCGCGGTCACCGCGGCCAACGTCGGTGACGCCGAAGCGACCGAGGTGCTGCTCACCGAGTTCACCGTCGCCTGCGCCCAGGACGCTGCGGCCGACGGCGACGACGCTGACCGGCCGGATGGCCCCGACACGACACACAACGGCGAAGCCGTCGCCGGTTCGCGCAACAACCACGCCGACGATGGCAACGACGACGGGCCGAGGGTGTACGGCGACGCCGCCTACGGCAGCGGGCAGAACCTGGCGCTGCTCGACAAGCTGGGTGCGGACGCGATGACCAAGGTCGCCGCGGCGACCGCGCCGGGCGGGCGGTTGCCCAAGGACCGGTTCGACATTGACCTGGACGCCGCCACGGTCACCTGCCCCGCCGGGCAAAGCGCGCCGTTGCGGTTCGCGGCCAACGGGCACGGCGTCGCCGCGTTCGGTAAGCGGTGCGTGGAGTGCCCGCTGCGCCAGCAGTGCACCGCATCGGCGCGCGGTCGCAACGTCAACGTCGGCCCCTACGAGGCGCTGCTGGCCGCCGCGCGCGCCCGTCAACAAGACCCCCAATGGCAGGCCGACTACGGCGCCAACCGACCCAAAGTCGAACGCCGGCTCGCGTACCTGCTGCGCCGCTGGCACGGCGGGCGCCGCGCCCGGGTGCGCGGCCGACAACGCGTCGCCCAAGACTGGGACCTCAACGCCGCCGCTCACAACCTGGCACGTCTCGCCGTCCTCGGCGTACGCAAAACCGCCATCGGATGG encodes:
- a CDS encoding transposase, producing the protein MPPSIVATVIVLQKLGGLSDREAVERFTYDARWRYAAGVGGWDRGPTGFAHTVLVDMRARLRASDDPDRIKRATTEVAADAGLLGLKRALDSAPLFDAVATMDTVTLVRSAIRGLLRACPSQLAAEVRAVLERDDDYVAAGKPPCDWDDAEAREQLVDALIRDGLAALGVLEDRELPAGVIEAVELLATVVGQDVERGGDGVFRIARKVAKDRVISTVDPQARHGHKSTARKFDGYKGHVAVDPDSEIITQTAVTAANVGDAEATEVLLTEFTVACAQDAAADGDDADRPDGPDTTHNGEAVAGSRNNHADDGNDDGPRVYGDAAYGSGQNLALLDKLGADAMTKVAAATAPGGRLPKDRFDIDLDAATVTCPAGQSAPLRFAANGHGVAAFGKRCVECPLRQQCTASARGRNVNVGPYEALLAAARARQQDPQWQADYGANRPKVERRLAYLLRRWHGGRRARVRGRQRVAQDWDLNAAAHNLARLAVLGVRKTAIGWHAAAA